The following coding sequences are from one Schizosaccharomyces osmophilus chromosome 1, complete sequence window:
- the spd1 gene encoding ribonucleotide reductase (RNR) inhibitor, translated as MHSSKRTMTSKAHMEPEKSSLRPELPEDVQGSLMDVGMRIRKSVSTGYKSKQTTFPAYNQPLYNGVAENIALKNTAFSFEPNGVKRSYEDTIPNYNWANPPPDFEEPEWLKPFDVFMEGTNERL; from the coding sequence ATGCATTCTAGCAAGCGAACCATGACCAGCAAGGCTCATATGGAGCCAGAGAAGTCTTCTCTGAGACCTGAACTTCCCGAAGATGTCCAGGGATCTTTAATGGACGTGGGCATGCGAATTCGTAAATCCGTGTCTACTGGCTACAAGTCGAAACAAACTACCTTTCCTGCCTACAATCAACCGTTGTATAATGGCGTGGCTGAAAATattgctttaaaaaatactgccttttctttcgaaCCCAATGGTGTGAAGCGCTCGTATGAAGACACAATTCCTAACTACAACTGGGCGAATCCTCCTCCCGATTTTGAGGAACCTGAATGGTTGAAACCTTTTGATGTTTTTATGGAAGGTACAAATGAACGTCTTtga
- the snz1 gene encoding pyridoxal 5'-phosphate synthase, producing MISETKGSFQVKAGLAQMLKGGVIMDVVNSEQARIAEAAGACAVMALERVPADIRVQGGVARMSDPTMIKEIQAAVSIPVMAKVRIGHFVEAQILESIGVDYIDESEVLTPADDAHHVEKANFTVPFVCGSRNLGEALRRVSEGAAMIRTKGEAGTGDVVEAVRHTRQMQGELRRVKNMAPEELYTFAKEIGAPIDLVRECARLGRLPVVNFAAGGVATPADAAMMMQLGCDGVFVGSGIFLSGDPAKRARAIVRAVTHYQDPKILAEVSENLGSAMVGRSVQSLEEKDKLATRGW from the coding sequence ATGATTTCTGAAACTAAGGGATCCTTTCAAGTCAAGGCTGGACTTGCTCAAATGTTGAAGGGCGGTGTCATTATGGATGTTGTAAACTCTGAACAAGCTCGCATTGCTGAAGCTGCTGGTGCTTGTGCCGTCATGGCTTTGGAGCGTGTTCCCGCTGACATTCGTGTTCAAGGTGGCGTTGCCCGTATGTCTGATCCTACTATGATTAAGGAAATTCAGGCAGCTGTTTCTATTCCCGTCATGGCTAAGGTTCGCATTGGCCATTTCGTTGAGGCCCAAATCCTCGAAAGCATTGGCGTCGATTATATTGACGAATCTGAAGTCTTGACTCCCGCTGATGATGCTCATCATGTTGAAAAAGCCAATTTCACTGTCCCTTTCGTATGTGGTAGCCGTAATTTGGGAGAGGCTCTTCGCCGTGTTTCTGAAGGTGCTGCTATGATCCGTACCAAGGGTGAAGCAGGTACCGGTGATGTTGTTGAAGCCGTCCGTCATACCCGTCAAATGCAAGGTGAACTCCGCCGCGTCAAAAACATGGCTCCTGAAGAGCTATATACCTTCGCCAAGGAAATTGGTGCCCCTATTGATCTTGTTCGTGAATGCGCTCGTTTGGGTCGTTTGCCCGTTGTCAATTTCGCTGCCGGCGGTGTTGCCACTCCTGCTGATGCTGCCATGATGATGCAGCTTGGTTGTGATGGTGTCTTTGTTGGCTCTGGTATCTTCTTGTCAGGTGACCCAGCTAAGCGTGCTCGTGCCATTGTTCGCGCTGTTACCCATTATCAGGATCCCAAGATCTTGGCTGAGGTTAGCGAAAACCTTGGTTCTGCCATGGTAGGTAGGAGTGTTCAGTCTTTGGAAGAGAAGGATAAGCTTGCTACTCGCGGTTGGTAA
- the mtq1 gene encoding mitochondrial N(5)-glutamine methyltransferase — translation MLQRKLKWKTFLKNNRFLADLYRATKSTEQAKQEWKWISQELRELCPKDSKLQIQRKIIQACKLRGRKYPLQYILQTQPFGSLDIQCRPGVLIPRWETEEWVERTIPLLNSLSVPNPIRILDLCTGSGCISSYVSTSLKRPHHLHVVDNSSKALHIAAKNLLTCKHDSSTLDTQFHKINVLSAQKAMFDLLKDCHVVLCNPPYISPTEFHTNTDLSVKRYEPRHALVAQEDGNQFYKVIASYVFELLKDPFLTKDALRYLAFEIGSSKQANYVKNLFSGSVFDATIWKDSANLDRTVIVQRKEIDAKSIVENR, via the coding sequence ATGTTACAACGTAAATTAAAAtggaaaacttttttgaaaaacaatcGATTCTTAGCTGATTTATATCGAGCAACCAAAAGTACCGAACAGGCTAAACAAGAATGGAAATGGATCAGTCAAGAGCTACGGGAACTTTGTCCAAAAGACAGTAAACTGCAAATTCAACGAAAAATTATACAAGCCTGCAAACTTCGTGGTCGTAAATACCCATTACAGTATATATTACAAACACAACCCTTTGGTTCTTTAGATATACAATGCAGACCAGGAGTTCTGATTCCCCGATGGGAGACAGAGGAATGGGTAGAGAGGACGATTCCCTTGTTGAATTCGTTGTCGGTTCCAAATCCCATACGCATCTTGGACTTGTGTACAGGTTCCGGGTGCATTAGCAGCTATGTTTCGACGTCTCTCAAGCGTCCTCATCATCTCCATGTTGTCGATAATTCCTCAAAAGCTCTTCATATAGCAGCTAAAAACCTGCTTACTTGCAAGCACGACAGCTCTACGCTGGATACTCAATTTCACAAAATCAATGTTTTATCTGCACAGAAAGCGATGTTTGATTTATTGAAAGATTGTCATGTTGTCTTATGCAACCCACCGTATATATCACCAACCGAGTTTCATACCAACACGGACCTAAGTGTTAAAAGGTACGAGCCAAGACATGCGCTTGTAGCTCAAGAGGACGGTAATCAGTTTTATAAAGTCATTGCGTCTTATGTGTTTGAACTGTTGAAGGACCCATTCCTTACGAAAGATGCCTTGAGATATCTCGCTTTTGAAATTGGTTCTTCTAAACAAGCCAACTATGTCAAGAATCTGTTCTCAGGCAGCGTCTTTGATGCTACGATTTGGAAAGACTCTGCGAACTTGGACCGCACAGTAATTGTTCAGCGAAAGGAAATTGATGCCAAAAGCATTGTTGAAAATCGATAG
- the rcd1 gene encoding CCR4-Not complex RNA-binding protein subunit 9 encodes MESPTSYEPALVYEWIIEIVQGTQREQALVELSRKREQYEDLALILWHSYGVMTALLQEIISVYPLLNPPTLTGPTSNRVCNALALLQCIASHPETRIHFLNAHITLFLYPFLNTLSKSKPFEYLRLTSLGVIGALVKNDSPEVINFLLSTEIIPLCLRIMENGSELSKTVAIFIVQKFLCDDVGLQYICQTYERFYAVASVLNNMVLQLVDSFAFRLLKHVIRCYLRLSDNPRAREALRHCLPEPLRDATFAHVLKDDHNTKKCLAQLLINLSDVAVVNP; translated from the coding sequence atggAATCCCCTACGTCTTATGAACCAGCTCTTGTTTACGAATGGATTATTGAAATTGTTCAAGGTACACAACGCGAACAAGCACTGGTGGAATTATCACGTAAACGCGAGCAATACGAAGATTTGGCTCTGATTCTTTGGCATTCTTATGGCGTTATGACCGCGTTATTACAAGAAATTATCAGTGTCTACCCACTCCTTAATCCCCCTACCTTGACAGGGCCGACATCGAACCGTGTTTGTAATGCGTTAGCTTTGTTGCAATGTATCGCCTCTCATCCTGAAAcaagaattcattttttgaatgctCACATCACTCTCTTTTTGTACCCTTTTCTTAATACCCTATCCAAGTCCAAACCGTTTGAATACCTTCGGTTGACTAGTTTAGGTGTCATTGGTGCCCTCGTTAAAAACGATTCTCCCGAAGTCatcaattttcttctttctacTGAAATTATTCCTTTGTGTCTTCGTATCATGGAAAACGGCTCTGAGCTCTCCAAAACAGTTGCCATCTTCATCGtccaaaaattcctttgCGATGATGTTGGCTTGCAATACATTTGCCAAACATATGAACGCTTTTATGCCGTTGCTTCCGTACTGAATAATATGGTTTTACAACTTGTGgattcttttgcttttcgcTTGTTGAAGCATGTCATTCGCTGCTACCTTCGTTTAAGTGATAATCCTCGTGCAAGAGAAGCTTTGCGCCATTGCTTGCCCGAACCTCTCCGTGATGCCACTTTTGCCCATGTCTTAAAAGACGACCATAACACCAAGAAGTGTTTGGCTCAATTATTAATCAATTTGTCTGACGTCGCTGTCGTGAAtccttaa
- the sec16 gene encoding multidomain vesicle coat component Sec16, which translates to MNAELTSNNKGESAPSAVQTDSSIESTRPESLQQVDDSNKLMHSATTQDEKHQSSEMDQPNASAASSLKDVEENSYAHDQDTIPTAIDESVPSQDPIDVHTQDDIETKPSEPEPLSNQDPVDVHTQDDIETKPSEPEPLSNQDPVNVHTQDDIETKPSEPELLSNQDPVNVHTQDDIETKPSEPELLSNQDPVVVHTQNDTETKPDEPDSVQEQVEVEKGEVVSVVPLSRDPSELETKVNELEEAKQDTPQKLESEDTQSQNTNVNEANVPRTAASTGEPAKEAFTSSADNRISVSHLFANDEPSSLGFFDNLVQAADSHPTADMDNSDSLFGEFNQGFEINAQDETNYNNYNDSQFPPTKSTMEADYDHPVSASTEPVLSSSSKHLEMDYRNEELMVPNNEPFSENNFDKEATGVSTDEVQPSSSELFRQQSSEPTPAANQDQIDETPVFHDDSHNRSNMETSHPETEETADLFQNNPEEEDRFFSEVLQPHEQAPSTQPKDHVADPSLDVFSSFQHPPVDEDAALFNQFANDDAPLGGLLESSNTNDNELIDDSEFSSLLDNFLKPAAQPPASSYIPTQPKQLPTTPLPPLDTTKRSSSQSSKPFVASKEGYSSPYDLPEEIVQQAQQKRSATYTSARKAAQISASKISSPTVSSFQGLNAPPIPPETSVPLSTTRQRPNVPPAPPVVNTLPATNPARPSVTQAPRTNDNSYGTGRYTPGLSSEMPSAAPVVPMQEANTLETKPPLARNYTRSPYAPIVSPKELPHVQQAPRVPVSYTPVETQKPLASVPNIPPPSNQRELQASTIDGSAVPYNPLTAAQSKVGYSPSVKVGRSYPSVPDLQASIPPFEHFSPFMNGNEIQSIRGSTAPPLSPAQVHPYTPIHDTSTLNKTDPSSLNRGYNPEAFPSDIPGTTLPPTERPISRTRSPVLFHRESIPDRPATVSLPAKQHSDIERKSLSEMQREPKLAESANSLSIETRIGNSYLSAHSAQPYSNPSPHPLDLRSNIAASVPVSPNFSASKPIKNLVSSDETLQQQINLIRSKPKPIINFGPCGTVITSFPISSQFYSVNGTRDNFQPGLLKLQSLNDLIPPENDNVIKFPGPFIASGDKLEKNAKNAAKEWISKYIENLKSGITYSSSDDTSEIEDKLLLLQTMEQLLSIPDMSTFPESLLKILMPGFEKPAPCNTATTVQELISPERSVDSSPVVSSGNTTGSFLERIYSYLLIGDKEEALNFALQEKQWTFALLISFALGPKVLEGTVRSFAKSEVKMEMLKPGVGINLQLALQLLSGADAASMSEFSSTSSLLNLSAQSATTNALASWKELVVNIICSQYKDKNNALIELGKLLLQEKRIYAAHLVFMLTFSSEICSQHPQSLFHLLGLPKDGTLPTREELLDSIQLTEVLALIYSIHTDRGVITYPHLMNDRLYLATTLSERGEIHTAKKYCELIGTYLNKASKKGSTLDPAFIFAVRDLTQQIFENSSSEDVTTSWLGRTVSRPRLDNVLSSLGSKFSKFVAGENDYDISRPATANDGPFGKVAAHQEATSRAGSAMGYGNNNDLRPYSSGILNPNDMVAHYGMSQGNAPYMNRFEPAGVSNEYPYVPASALQEHQDNVSNLNLAADSEISSPGQMQAQLKTKQPPVYGEDLSGPQYTPFAPPVPTQGAYVPRTSVEEGFGTGMEGEPLESPYRYKAPVPEVSTAPVVPQYAPSQYAPIGQTNEASPYAPINTNAYVPKVPEAEKEQNPMENLTTSMQDLSFNPDRSEQAKRAAAQNVAELVKREEEEKAREKAAASEKKSNKKGWFSKLLRRDDNKEQSSVFQAKLGEKSHLRYNKELRRWVNEDGSDLNNQVAPPPPPPKVIPNMPMPIPTQAASEMAPPSVPMPIPSATATAGANLPPASVGLPPTLGSGGSPGLPNIPAIPPMSRTTPGAKTTSADPLEDILHSVPPPATGRRGKGKTSKRYVDVMRDT; encoded by the coding sequence ATGAATGCTGAATTGACTTCCAACAACAAAGGAGAGTCTGCGCCTTCAGCAGTTCAAACTGATTCTTCCATTGAATCAACCCGGCCTGAGTCTCTTCAACAAGTGGATGATTCCAATAAACTGATGCATTCTGCAACAACCCAGGATGAGAAACACCAGTCGTCCGAGATGGATCAACCAAACGCTTCTGCTGCCTCCTCTTTGAAGGATGTAGAAGAGAATTCTTACGCTCATGATCAGGATACCATACCAACTGCTATTGATGAGTCTGTTCCTAGCCAGGATCCTATAGATGTTCATACGCAAGATGACATCGAGACAAAGCCCAGCGAGCCAGAGCCTTTGTCGAACCAGGATCCTGTAGATGTTCATACGCAAGATGACATCGAGACAAAGCCCAGCGAGCCAGAGCCTTTGTCGAACCAGGATCCTGTAAATGTTCATACGCAAGATGACATCGAGACAAAGCCCAGCGAGCCAGAGCTTTTGTCGAACCAGGATCCTGTAAATGTTCATACGCAAGATGACATCGAGACAAAGCCCAGCGAGCCAGAGCTTTTGTCGAACCAGGATCCTGTAGTTGTTCATACACAAAACGACACAGAGACAAAGCCGGACGAACCGGACTCTGTGCAAGAGCAGGTCGAAGTTGAGAAAGGTGAAGTGGTTTCGGTTGTTCCATTATCGAGGGATCCATCTGAgttggaaacaaaagttaatgaattggaagaagcaaaacaagACACACCACAGAAATTGGAGTCAGAGGACACTCAATCACAAAATACGAATGTCAATGAAGCTAACGTCCCAAGAACAGCGGCTTCAACTGGTGAACCTGCCAAGGAAGCTTTTACTTCTTCTGCTGACAACCGTATCTCTGTGTCCCATTTGTTTGCGAATGATGAGCCTTCCAGTTTGGGGTTTTTTGACAACCTCGTTCAAGCTGCAGACTCTCATCCTACTGCGGATATGGATAACAGTGACAGCCTTTTTGGCGAATTCAACCAAGGTTTTGAGATTAATGCGCAAGATGAAACCAACTATAATAACTATAATGACTCCCAATTCCCACCTACAAAGTCAACCATGGAAGCTGATTATGACCATCCGGTTTCTGCATCTACGGAACCAGTTTTATCATCGTCTTCAAAACACTTGGAGATGGACTATCGGAACGAAGAGCTAATGGTTCCAAATAATGAGCCATTCAGTGAAAATAACTTTGACAAGGAAGCAACTGGTGTTTCCACTGACGAAGTACAACCTAGTTCAAGTGAACTCTTTCGTCAGCAATCTTCTGAACCAACACCGGCAGCAAACCAAGATCAGATAGATGAGACACCTGTTTTTCACGATGATTCCCACAATAGATCCAACATGGAAACGTCTCATCCAGAGACGGAAGAAACTGCAGATCTCTTTCAGAATAATccagaagaagaggataGGTTTTTCAGTGAAGTTTTACAACCTCACGAACAAGCTCCTTCCACTCAACCAAAGGATCACGTTGCTGATCCTTCTTTGGatgttttctcttcctttcAGCACCCTCCTGTGGACGAAGATGCCGCCTTGTTCAATCAATTCGCCAACGATGATGCACCCTTAGGAGGATTGCTGGAAAGCAGCAATACAAACGATAATGAATTGATAGATGATTCCgagttttcttcattattggataactttttgaaaccaGCTGCTCAACCGCCTGCTTCTTCCTATATCCCCACACAACCGAAACAGTTGCCAACAACACCATTACCTCCATTAGATACTACAAAGCGTTCGTCTTCCCAGAGTTCTAAGCCTTTCGttgcttccaaagaaggtTATAGCTCACCATATGACCTTCCTGAAGAAATTGTCCAACAGGCTCAACAAAAGCGATCTGCCACTTATACTTCTGCTCGAAAAGCTGCTCAGATATCCGCATCAAAAATTAGCTCCCCTACAGTGAGTAGTTTTCAAGGGCTAAATGCTCCTCCTATTCCTCCAGAAACTTCGGTTCCACTTAGTACCACAAGACAACGTCCTAACGTCCCTCCAGCCCCTCCTGTTGTTAATACTCTCCCCGCTACGAATCCAGCTCGCCCTTCTGTCACGCAAGCACCTAGAACAAATGATAATTCTTATGGAACTGGGAGGTATACTCCTGGTTTGTCTAGCGAGATGCCTTCAGCAGCTCCAGTGGTTCCTATGCAGGAAGCAAATactttggaaacaaagCCTCCTTTAGCACGAAATTATACGAGATCTCCATATGCTCCTATAGTATCTCCTAAAGAACTCCCACATGTTCAACAGGCGCCTCGTGTTCCGGTTTCTTATACTCCGGTTGAGACCCAAAAGCCTTTGGCTTCAGTTCCCAATATTCCTCCACCAAGCAACCAAAGAGAGTTGCAAGCATCTACGATTGATGGCTCCGCTGTACCCTATAACCCGCTGACAGCAGCCCAGTCAAAAGTAGGTTATTCGCCATCAGTAAAGGTTGGAAGATCATATCCTAGCGTTCCCGATTTACAGGCCTCCATACCTCCTTTCGAACATTTCTCACCATTTATGAACGGGAATGAAATACAGTCAATTCGAGGAAGCACAGCACCACCACTGTCACCTGCTCAAGTTCATCCATATACTCCAATACACGATACATCAACTCTTAATAAAACAGACCCATCATCACTTAATCGAGGATACAACCCTGAAGCTTTCCCTTCAGATATTCCCGGGACTACCCTTCCTCCGACCGAGCGTCCTATTTCTCGCACAAGAAGTCcagttctttttcatagGGAAAGTATACCAGATCGGCCCGCCACTGTTTCATTGCCTGCTAAGCAACATTCTGatattgaaagaaagagttTGAGTGAGATGCAGCGAGAGCCCAAATTGGCCGAGAGCGCTAATTCATTGTCCATTGAAACTAGGATTGGCAACAGTTATTTGAGCGCTCACTCAGCTCAACCATATTCGAACCCATCGCCCCATCCTTTAGATCTACGATCTAATATCGCCGCATCTGTTCCTGTATCACCGAACTTTTCTGCTTCTAAGCCCATTAAGAATTTGGTTTCATCTGATGAAACGTTACAACAGCAAATAAATTTAATCAGGTCGAAACCAAAGCCGATTATAAACTTTGGCCCTTGTGGAACAGTGATAActtcttttccaatatCAAGTCAGTTTTATTCTGTAAATGGAACAAGGGATAATTTCCAGCCAGGGCTTTTGAAGCTTCAAAGCCTAAATGATTTAATACCTCCGGAAAATGACAATGTTATTAAGTTCCCTGGCCCATTCATAGCTTCTGGTGataaacttgaaaaaaatgcCAAGAATGCGGCAAAGGAATGGATTTCTAAATATATAGAAAATTTAAAGTCAGGAATAACTTATTCATCTTCTGATGATACATCTGAAATAGAAGACAAGCTATTATTGCTTCAAACAATGGAACAGCTTCTCAGCATACCGGATATGTCAACTTTCCCAGAAAGTCTACTTAAGATTCTTATGCCTGGGTTTGAGAAGCCTGCTCCTTGCAATACTGCGACAACTGTACAAGAATTAATTAGTCCAGAGAGAAGCGTTGATAGTTCTCCGGTGGTATCATCGGGGAATACTACAGGCTCCTTTTTAGAACGCATTTACAGTTACTTACTAATTGGTGACAAGGAGGAAGCACTCAATTTCGCTTTACAAGAGAAACAATGgacttttgctttgcttatTTCCTTCGCATTAGGGCCAAAGGTTTTGGAAGGTACAGTAAGAAGTTTTGCAAAATCTGAAGTAAAAATGGAGATGTTGAAGCCGGGTGTTGGTATAAATCTTCAGTTAGCATTACAGTTATTATCTGGAGCTGATGCTGCATCAATGTCTGAATTTTCGAGTACATCGTCTTTATTAAATCTATCTGCGCAGTCAGCTACTACGAATGCATTGGCTTCATGGAAGGAGTTGGTTGTCAATATCATTTGCAGCCAATAcaaagataaaaataatgCATTAATTGAGCTGGGCAAATTGCTTTTACAGGAAAAGCGAATTTACGCTGCTCATTTGGTGTTCATGTTGacattttcttctgaaaTTTGTTCACAGCATCCTCAGTCCTTATTTCACCTGTTGGGCCTTCCTAAGGATGGAACTTTACCTACCCGTGAAGAATTATTAGACAGCATTCAGCTGACTGAAGTTTTGGCTTTAATCTATAGTATTCACACCGATCGAGGTGTGATTACGTATCCCCATTTGATGAATGATCGACTTTACCTTGCTACGACGTTGTCCGAAAGAGGCGAGATCCATACAGCTAAAAAATATTGCGAATTAATTGGGACTTACTTGAATAAGGCATCCAAGAAAGGATCGACTTTGGATCctgctttcattttcgcTGTACGAGACTTGACCCaacaaatttttgaaaatagtTCCAGTGAAGACGTTACTACTTCATGGTTGGGTAGGACTGTGTCAAGACCGCGTCTGGATAACGTGCTTTCTTCGTTGGGTAGCAAGTTCAGCAAGTTTGTCGCCGGagaaaatgattatgaCATTTCGCGCCCAGCAACCGCAAATGATGGACCGTTTGGAAAAGTAGCCGCTCATCAAGAAGCGACTTCACGTGCCGGATCTGCAATGGGATACGGAAATAATAATGATTTAAGGCCTTATTCATCTGGAATATTGAATCCTAATGATATGGTTGCACACTATGGCATGAGCCAAGGAAATGCTCCATATATGAACAGATTTGAACCTGCGGGTGTAAGCAATGAATATCCTTATGTGCCGGCCTCAGCCTTGCAAGAACATCAGGACAACGTTTCCAACCTTAATTTGGCTGCAGATTCTGAAATATCTTCACCGGGACAAATGCAGGCTCAGCTAAAAACGAAACAGCCACCAGTTTACGGAGAAGATTTATCTGGCCCTCAATATACTCCATTCGCACCACCTGTCCCCACTCAGGGTGCTTATGTGCCGCGCACTTCTGTTGAAGAAGGTTTTGGGACAGGAATGGAAGGGGAACCTCTGGAAAGTCCTTACCGATACAAGGCTCCAGTTCCTGAAGTTTCCACAGCTCCTGTTGTGCCCCAGTATGCGCCTTCACAGTATGCTCCTATAGGACAGACGAACGAAGCGTCGCCGTATGCTCCAATAAATACGAACGCATACGTACCGAAGGTCCCTGAAGCTGAGAAAGAGCAGAATCCGATGGAGAACTTGACTACATCCATGCAGGATTTAAGTTTTAATCCTGATCGAAGTGAGCAAGCTAAAAGAGCGGCTGCGCAAAATGTTGCAGAGCTCGTAAAACgcgaagaagaagagaaggcAAGGGAGAAAGCCGCTGCTTCggagaaaaaaagcaataagAAGGGATGGTTTTCGAAGCTTTTACGCAGAGATGATAACAAGGAGCAATCATCGGTTTTCCAAGCCAAATTAGGGGAGAAATCACATTTGCGGTATAACAAAGAGTTACGACGATGGGTGAATGAAGATGGTTCAGACTTGAACAATCAAGTGGCACCACCTCCACCTCCTCCAAAGGTTATTCCAAACATGCCTATGCCTATTCCAACGCAGGCTGCGAGTGAAATGGCACCTCCAAGTGTGCCAATGCCAATCCCAAGTGCAACAGCTACTGCTGGTGCGAATCTGCCTCCTGCTTCTGTTGGATTACCACCAACTTTAGGATCCGGTGGTTCACCTGGCTTGCCGAATATCCCCGCCATTCCTCCCATGAGTCGTACAACTCCAGGTGCAAAGACGACAAGTGCTGATCCCTTGGAAGACATCTTACATTCTGTTCCTCCTCCGGCTACGGGCCGACGTGGAAAAGGTAAGACAAGTAAACGATATGTGGACGTTATGAGAGATACGTAA